The Pyrus communis chromosome 14, drPyrComm1.1, whole genome shotgun sequence sequence TCGATAgaacaaggaaacaaattaaGAAGTAGACTGAAGTCATCATATCAAGctgattcaaaatcatcttaTTTATCATTATGTGGGGATTGTCTAAGAGTTGTTATCACTTCATccaaaatagaaagaaagaaaagtgaCTAGTTTTTTTGTATGTGTTCTACCTAGAttctatatataatttaaaGCATATATATGTGCTTAAATTAGTTCCACTATGAAACACCAAAGGCAAAACAAGTTggaaataaatataaaagaaaagatacaaattaattttgttggttTCTTTACAGGTATCCAAACATATAATGATCCCACCATAATACAACAAAAACTAATAgaagtgatatatatatatatatatatatatatatatatataattaagacCAAACATACCAAAATACTTGTTTTtcaaatgtgtgtgtgtatatatatataattagagaGTAACAAGTCTAGTTTAACATGAGTAAgttttgtaatttgtttgtcCTTGGTACAATTGAAATTGCATAGCATGCTATGACtatgaaagaaattaaataatttctaGGTAATTAATATCTAGAATGCAGGCCTTCCTTCTCTccctaaataaatataattcttCGCTACCAACAAGCTAGTTGTcctatctctccctctctctctctctctctctccctttctctatccctctctctctctctgtctccatctctcccttctctctttctcatcaCTCTTTCTCGGttaattgtttggttttggcGATGGAGTCTAGTCGGGCAAATCAAGAAAATTCAGACCAGGTGATGACATCGGATGATCAACAACAAGAAGGAGCAAACAAACAAGCAGCAAAGTTGTATGAGTGCAATTTTTGTAAAAGAGGGTTTACTAATGCACAAGCTTTAGGAGGGCACATGAACATTCACCGAAAAGACAAGGCCAAGCTCAAGCAAGTCTCCTCATCTAATACTATCGAAACtaaacaccaccaccaacaacaacaaaaacaatacCTTTTGGACATCCCAAAGATGCCATCCTTGTACTCTCCAATACTCCCTACCATCAATTCTTTGCAACACAATAAGCCTATTGGTCGTGATATTGGTAGAAACACAATAAGGGCACCATGGCCTTGGTTTCTCAGTGAAGAAAGTGACACCACTATGCAACAACTCGCACTGCTTTCTCAAACACCATCACATAACAAGGATCATCAAAATCCAGGTACACCACAAGTTCGCGGGGATCAACTTGAAAAGAGTTTGCAGTTATCAGGTTCGGAGTTAGACCTTGAGCTTAGACTAGGACCTGAGCCTCAAAATTCGTCGTCATCAACGGCAAATACTACAAGAAAGTTCTTCTGATGAATCTGAAATTACTCTATTTCAATCCCGGTATCTTAATTTCTTTCATGTTtatacattttaatttatttattcattatgttGTTGATTCATAATTTATTGGTATTGTGTATCGAATTTTCATTTGAGTTCGTACATAATTAACCTTGTGTTGTTGGGAAGGGTTCAATTTGATTGTTCAAATcttcaaaattaataaagaaactGAAGATTTTCaagattttatatatttatgagTTTCAAAGCGCATGCATCTTGACCGAATTATATACATTATTTAGCCTTAATGATCGATCGAGGAACTGAAAGTAGTGATTGAAGCGAATAAAACTCCCTTTTAGTGATTGATAGACCGTGTTTATAAATACATTGAATCAGAATGCAAGGAAATATGAAAAAGCTATATATACGCATGTGCCTTTGTTGTGTAGAAATTAGGGTTTACAAATGTCCGATGTTGCTGAAGACATTTGACAGAACCCTAGCCAGATGCATGTAGCCAAGGCTTATGCGCGCTGTATGCTTGCCCACATCTCAAAAAATCATGACTTGCCAATTCTTGTTTTTGTAAAGGATGTGAGGAGATATAGGAAGAGTTAAATTTCCATGATCTTCAAATTAAGCAAAAGGATGCATATTAAGAGAAAGACCCAGTTGGTGCTTTGGATGATGGAAAAAATTAGAGTCATATGCTTAGTAATGTAGCCAATACATGGACTAATTAATTTGATATTATGCCTGTCTTAAGTTCTAtcgattttctttttcttggcgCATACATATCAAATACTACATACATTGTGCAAATAATGTTGTCAATATATACGGTGTAATTAAAATACTCAGCATCTTATTGTCTgaatacctctctctctctctctctctctctctctacacacacacacacacgtgtgtGTACTTATATACATTTTGagatgttaatttttttttccattaatcATTTAAATTGGCAAGCATATTAGCAATtcgtatatgtgtgtgtatccattagcatgaatatgtacttATAGTAGGATTGCAAAAGGACTTACGGCTCGTTTAGAAATACTTTTATaatgattgaaagtgttttttgagaaaatatttttgggttttaaaagcacttgaatTGTTTTTGACACCACTTATGTACTTCTTGCTGAAAACACTTAAAACGTTTTTCCAGAATTTACTTGCAtatttactaagaattggtttaaaaaatattttcaccaaaagtactttcaaccatttaaaagtatttctaaACGAGTAATTACTTAACATATGCATTGTAAAAGGACTGAATTTTTCAATGTCTTTACATGGTACATTGAACTGGCTCGTCATACATTGTTTTGCTTTAGTGTCCTTCCTCTATTTTGGTTAGCACTTGTTAAAAGGAAAATTTCAATCAATTCTATAATTCTTGTTCGATATCTTTTGGTCACTCACTCAATGGAGTGTACGCTTCTGCACAAACAATTAAGGGATCTAATAACTCCATGTAATAAGTAAGAAGAGCATGTAAGAATTGGGATAAGAAGAGCATCAAAAGCATCATCCGGTTGTCTGACGAATGAATTCTTGATATTGGTCATATTACTGGGAAATATGCTAACATAAGCTTTTTAAAAATCTAGAAAAAtactaagagcatcttcaaatgaaatgtcaaaatgttcaaatcaataataatgataaaagaaaaaaccaacaATTATTTCCAACCGAACAGCCAAATCTGATGTGGTATAACATGGAATAACATGTATTCCCCTTGCACCAAATTTCACAGcagcttcaaatattttttaattcattattaaatgtttttttattaaatttttatcaaatctcCAACTTTCCTCTCTCACTGGAACCTAAAATCTCACTCGCCGCTCatccttcttcttcccttttttgGGAACCAAACCCAGAAACAAACCTCACAATCTCAACCTAAAACCCAAGGGTAAAGATTGCTGATATAGCGTTTAAACCTAAACGTAAATCTGATGTGAGgtttatttttgtcttttataAGAGTATCGCAGCTTGTCCTTCTCCATTTCGCAGCGTAGCTCAGACAAGAGCTCTCGAATGTTCATTGCAATCCCTGAAAAAGAAAATCTGCTCCTCCCTTCTTCGCCGTGGTCTTCATAGTTGGATTTTTTCTCAACAATGGAAATTAATTTGTGTTCTCGTCTGTGCACACCGTTCTGTCTAGCGAAAGTTGCATCAATCTTGCGAATCCAGAtccattaaaatataaatatcaatttttttcctGCAGCGATccttttgttttactttttcttttaaatttatcATCAACGaaaggagaaaaaattgagattgAGAGAATGATGGAGAAGAGAAGCAGGTATATACAAAGTttcagaaaaagagagaaagaagatgaTCAGGAGAAGTCAAGAAAGAAGGGCTGGGCTTCGTTTGgcgtttaaaaaataaaaataaaatgaaaataaaatagtgtaataaaataatagtttaatttgacatattgggtggagaataaaactttaaaaaatgtcaaaatgtcACGTAGGccattaaattcaaattttatgtttaaaatttgacatcttctttgaagatgctctaagcTAGCATGCTGTAAACATGTTTTATTAGTGTCTATAGTAGAAaaagttctattttttattgaagaatttgtaaaatttatgtCATATCTTGACATGGAGAGGTAATTAGGAAAGTATCAAGAACGAAACAAGGCAAAAGTAATATGTGAAATATGTTGAGATTCCACCCTAAATCAAGAATAATGTTAGTTTTGATATATTTTATTGCTAATCggctataaaaaaaagtagtCGAACGTCTTAAAAGAACGTGCAAGGAACATTAACTTTTCAATGTTGGACAACACTCCACATCTTTAAATGCTCCTTCATGTATGACAAAATTATTGATCTTAATAGTGAACAATTTTAACTACTGAATACATGCAGACATTAGGCTTCAAATGTGCACAAACATACTCTCTAATCTCATAAAAAAGAAGTTTACAATTCACCtaaaaatcaattggcaataaaaAAGAATACTAATTGAACTTCTTAATATGAACACGTACAATGTCCCTTAACTTTCTCATGTGGGACAACACTCCACGACCTCACATTATTTACTTGCCATGATATTCATGGTCAATAGTCGAGCACTTATCCTACATCTATGTTGAAACTCCCTACTTTGTTCTCCCATATCTACAGTCGTATACTATGTATATATGCTATGTATTTTGATTGTTGTAAGCATTTTTAGACTTTGAGAGCAACTTACATGAAATGAATTCACCGCAGCATAGCTTTGTCACATGGCATCCCGATTTACTAATGCAATGTCATGTGGATAGAGAAACTTATATCTAGCATTGTATTATTAGATTGAGATACCGTGACAACAGTAAATCCATTCCATGTAAATCATTCTCCTAAACTTCATCTCGTTGTGCCTGATGTAAACTTTAAAATTAGGTAAAATCATAAGACCTAATATATGAGCCAAGATCTTGAACTTCATGACTTTCACAAACTATTACTTGCGGAATACATAAATTACATAAGGTCATCTACAATCTCTACCTTGAACGATCCATAAATGAGCCATTATGGAGGAAATTATaggtttctctctctatctttacTTGCATGTTAAAACTCTAATACGTGTTTTTCATTAGTGTACACATTAGATGGGTATGTGCAATGTTATATGCAAACAAATGAAATGTTTTATAATGAAGCCCGTAATTAATTACCACCCATCACAATAATAAAATAGGAAACCAATTCTTATAATTTGACTAATAAGATTGTTTCAAAAACAATATTCATTAACtgaggtcatctccaaccgaagggtccaaagGGCCAGAAGGCCGAAAATTGCCTGAAAATCGTCTTCAATCGAAGGCTAGGCCAGAGGACTCGTGGGCCCCAtgaaatctgaaagggccaaagggccaaccggctAGCCCAATCCAGCCAGCTAGCCAGCCCCGGGCTAGgccaaaattttgattaatcttGTCAAATTtcttgtcggatataaccgatagTAATAGTACTTATTCCTGTCGAATATAACCGATATGAATGGtttccaaaatttgaaattcaactgtttttttttttttattggccaaatttttgtttatgaaatttaaaaattccctttttttttcctaagtCGTTCAAAAACACCTAAGCCATTCCtacatcatttaaaattttaaattatgccttggtttatgaaatttaaaattttttttttttttttcaagcaatacctaagccattcctacatcatttctcacataattttcaccattccatattaTCTCacttcattctatttcaattatttacattatattttcttaccctttccaataatctttccttcaattttttcaataacataaataacattaaacaatattaaacaacattaaataacattaaacaacataaaaaaaacatttaacaacatgaaacttaaacaacattttgaaaaacatttaacaacataaaacttaaactcTTACTCCATGCTATTTTtagcccaaagatgtgcaacaagatcttgTTATAGCTACTTATTTGTGGCACATGAACGTATCATTCTAGAGCGCCTTATatactcatttatagagatactaccagtttttggattgaaaggcaaattaggcccatcatatatttttgcacgagcccttcttAACCTATTTGGATCATCTTGGTCGCCATCaaactctccatcaatatacccatctcgctcatcctccacaatcatattgtataatatgatgcaagacatcatgatagagtccaaattttctcgactccaccctcttgtcgGTTCGCTGATGATCTTCcaccgtgcttgtagaataatgaaagctctctcaacatctttccggtatgcctcttggtgtaaggtaaacaacttttcggcgtcattcctagggtttggaattgcttggataagtgtcgcccactttgggtagatgtcatctGCCCAGTAATACCCTATATTATAATAACGAtcgttgatgtagtagtcaagttgagaTGTTTTACCTTCCGTCAGGATATTGAAGAGAGTGAATGGccaagaactgtaatgtcatttttgGATCCAGGGACTtcaaagaaagcatgccagatctgtcacatcccgacccgaggcggatcacttcccgggcccactctaccaccgtagcacgatattgtccgttttgtgcttaccattccctcacggttttatttttgggaactcacgagcaacttcccagtggggtcacccatcatgggattgctctagccccttttcgcttaacttcggagttcctacggaacccgaagccagtgagctcccaaaaggcttcgtgttagatagggatgggaatatacatttaaggatcactctcctgggcgatgtgggatgtcacaagatccatgtgtcatacaaggcaaccgcctctaacacaaCAGTTGGCTTTCTTGACCTTCCGCAAAAGCTTCATTGCCATCCGATGGGACagttcttccaatcccaatgcatgTAGTCTAATGATCATATCATGCTCGAAAACCCACGGTCTTTAGCTTTGCGAAGAAGTCGACccagatcttcttgatttgaCTAGTGAAGGTATTCATCGTTGTAAACCTGAACAATTATGACATAAAATTGTTAAAGAGtttcaaggcatgtagactcaaaCATACTATGGGTTTCATCCATTGAATCAACTAGGGAGCCATAGACCATCATTTAGAGTGCAACAAtaaccttctgatgaggtgagaaaccagggcAGCCTGCTATGTCATGTTTCTGTCAAAAATATGGATTGATCTGCTGGACATCATGAAGTACACGCTTGAAGACATAACGCCTTATCCGGAAGCGACATCTGAAATTCTCTTAtgtgtacaccgagttgggGTTAAAATAGTTGTTCATTAGATTGGCATGCCTCATCGctctgtttcgtggtttgtaagagcaACCAGCAACAGAGCCACCCCATTCAGGTTGTTACGCAGTTTGCTGACACACCATGGCCATAGCCATGGCTGCTGCTATGTTTTGTGCGTTGCgccatgcttcatcttcttcatcagactcctcatcttctcatcTCATCCGCgtccatttttcttccaattaggaattggatgaggaccctcagttggaatccgaagaggatccaaagttggaattcattgcaacttgaattgaaagagattgaattgaaatagattgaatttAAAGTTGTGTGAAATATAacccaatatccaccctatttatagcccaaaaaaattcaaatccaacagctagtTGACGTCAGCATGACGTTATCTACCAACGACTagctgacgtcacttagccgttagatttgaatttaagttgtagtttttaagtaataaattatatttggccctttggccctcggttggagatggaggcaaatatggctatgtactgtttattaaaatattaatatattggaggaccaaagggctaaaacgagccctctggccagtcctcagttggagatggcttgAGTATATCAAACATAAATTGTATCACGTGAGCCACAttaaaatattacaatattCTTACACCTGACATTAATAGAGAAAGTACGCAGTTTATACACATATacatgggtaatgctagggaggcTAAATTTGcagacaaaatttacaaactatatGATTTGTCACCAATAGGATGAGCACGTTTGTCAACGTTTAAGTAAaactcaatcatcaacttctatatcatttagtttacaaaattttgtctacaaatttaatctccctaacattactccaTATACATATAGCAAATAGTGATATAATTCAAGAACCATCCCAATAGAACAAAAGCTTTGACTTTTAAGTTATCAAAGCAAAGGGCATCCTATTATATGTTAGTGTTCAAATCAGAAGATAAGATAATATATGGTTGATGAATACACAAATATAACATATGGAAGagtaagaaataaaaacatgggAAACAATGTTGGGATTgaatttaattagttttaatttcgaaatAGATGGGGACTGATAAGAAAAGAAACTATTGTCATTATACAATAAACTGATAAGGCATCCATAGCTGAACTGACCAAAACCACATTAGGGACTGAAATCAGACCAAAAACCTACAGTAAGATTAGGAAGGGGGAAAATCCTCCTCCGTATCTATGTGTAGTTAGGGTATTGGTTGTAGTGCTATTTAACACTCACCGTTTGTCTCCTAATAGTTCTTTGAAGGAACCCAATTTTAGAGAAATGAAGTCAGCTGAATTGATAACCCATTTGACAAGCAAACTATAGTATTTTTCCATAAGAGCATATCCaagagaaattttaatttttttgttaaactatCAAATGAACAGTGTCAAGAATTTATATTAGCTATTTAGTTTAACTTTTCTTCtccaataatttttattttaagaaactttgaatattttattattaacaatTTA is a genomic window containing:
- the LOC137715015 gene encoding zinc finger protein 11-like; translated protein: MESSRANQENSDQVMTSDDQQQEGANKQAAKLYECNFCKRGFTNAQALGGHMNIHRKDKAKLKQVSSSNTIETKHHHQQQQKQYLLDIPKMPSLYSPILPTINSLQHNKPIGRDIGRNTIRAPWPWFLSEESDTTMQQLALLSQTPSHNKDHQNPGTPQVRGDQLEKSLQLSGSELDLELRLGPEPQNSSSSTANTTRKFF